A segment of the Candidatus Nitrososphaera gargensis Ga9.2 genome:
TCAAGACCAGCGACGACTCGGCTGTCGCAATACGCAAGACAACTAGAAAGGGCTGCGACCGCGTTGCCAAGGCAGGGTTTGAAGTAGCCAAAAAGCGGGGCTTTGGCAAAGTCTATGCGATAACAAAGCGCAACATTCTCAAGGAGACGGACGGCATTTTCTGGGCCGCCGTCGAAAACGCGCAGAAACAGTTCAAGAACATACAGGTCGAGGAATACTACATCGACAACATGACGCAGCAGCTCGTCAAGAACCCTGAAAGGTTCAACCAGAGCGTGCTGCTCAGCACCAACCTATTCATGGACATCGTGTCAGAATGCGCCTCTGGCCACGTTGGCTCTATCGGCAACGTGTATTCGGGCAACTATGGCGACAAGTACGCGATGTTCGAGCCGGCGCACGGCAGCGCGCCAAAATACGCAGGCCAGAACAAGGTCAACCCGGTCGCAACGGTGCTGTCAGGCGCGTGGATGGTAGAATACCTTGGAGAAAAGCACATCTCAGACGCGATATTCAAGGCCACAGAGGACGTCATCAACGAGGGCAAGTATGTGACCTATGACTTGGGCGGCAGCGCAACTCTGTCGCAGATGGCAGACCAGATAGCAGCGCGGGCCGGCAAGCTTTTGAAAAAGTGATGATGATCAGGCACTCAATTCCACGACCGTGAGCGTCTCGTAGAACAGCTTTTTTTCCTTTACTGCCTTTTTGTGCATCTTTTTCTCCTTGATCAGCCGGTCAAGCGCAGTAGAGTCTGCAAGCGACGAAACCACAAAAAGCATCTTGCCGCCGCGAGCAAGGAGAGGCAGAGCCGACTGTATAAAGTGCATTGTTGTCTCTACCCCTGCTGGACCGCCGTGCACGGTGGTATCCCTGACTTTGTCATCGGGCAGGTATGGCGGGTTGCTCACTATCAGGTCGAACCTGCCGGCAAACGCCGATGCCGCGTCGCAGCAGACGAGCATTGCGCCTGACCTGCCCCTGCAATGCTCTAGCGCCCGCAGGTCAATGTCCGAGCCAGCCACGTTTGCAAAGCTCTTTTCAAGCAGGTTGAGCAGCACGCCAGAGCCAACTCCTATCTCAAGGGCCCATTTACCGCTGTACTCCCTGATGCAATCTGCCAGAAGAAAAGTGTCGTCAGATGGAACATACATTTGATATCGACTCTGCCACCCTGATCAGGTCGCCTGGAGCAAGCTGATCTACGCGCTTGCTGCCAAAGTCTACCTTTACTCTTGCCTTGGCAGCCACGGTCGAGGCTTTCTTGTTCCTCTTTGAAAACAGAAGATTGAGGTTCTTTATCGTCTCTTTTGTCACGGTGTTGGTTGGGACTATCCTGATGACCACAGATTCTACTTTTGGCTGTGGCTGAAACGACTGCCTTCCAACGCTGAACAATCTTTCAATGGCAAAGCAATGGGCGGCTAGCGCCGATATTGCCCTGTAGTTCTTGCTGCCAGGCCGGGCGGCAAGTTTGTCCGCAAACTCCTCCTGCACCATCACAATAGCTCTGTTAAACTTTTGCACGGCCAGCCATTCAAAGGCGTCCCTGCTCCGCGAATATGGAAGGTTTGAAACAAAAACGTCAAAGCGTAGGCCGGTTGTCTTGAAAAGATCGGCATTTGCAAGCTCCAAATTCTGGAACTGCAGCCGCTCCTGTGCCTGCTGGTATAGCTTTCTGTCGACTTCGTACGAAACTACGTGCCTGGCCACTTTGCACAGCTCTGCTGTGAGGATTCCCCGCCCTGTGCCTGCCTCTAACACTGTCTCGTTTTTGCTTATTCTGGCAGCGTCTATGATCTTGCCAAGGACTCTTGCGTCGACAAGCATGTGCTGACCAAGGGTCTTTGTGATATTTGGCAAGTTACTTTCGTACGAAAAGGTTCATTCTGGCCTGCCCCATTATTTCCTCGATTATCCTTTTTGCCACGAGCTTGGCAGGGTCTCTGAGCCCCACCCTGTTCTGCAGATCCGCAAAATTCTCGAATTTTTTCTTGTCCCTTTCCTTGATTATTGTCATCATGTAGGTCTTGCCTATGCCTGGGATAAGCTCAAGCGCGTGTATCCTCGGGGTTATCGGCTGAGACACGTTGATGTATTCCACAAAGCGTTTTTCATTGGCAACCACGATCTTTTCCACGATGTTTGGAAGCTCGTTTTTTGCAGCCTGCGAGATATCGTTGTACTCCAGCCTGCCAAGCACGCTTGCGACCTTGTCGCGGCCTTCGCGGCCGATGTACAGGCGCTCTCCAATCTCCACAGTCACGTTCTGGACGCCTAATAGCTCAAGGAGCGTCAGCCGCTCTTCGCCTATCGCTTGGATGATCACTCCTTCTCTTCCCCTTACTGTTATCGACTTGCCCCTAGGCGTAAAATCGAGCACGTAGGCGTACTCCTCGTACTTCCTTGGCTGCTGGCCGTGCTCGCCGTGGCTGTAATGCCCGGCTGCAGCAGCATCTGGAGTTGATGGTGGCTGTTGTTGTCCTGACAATGTTCAATCCCTATAATGCGAGAGTGGGTATTTAACTTTGGGTGCCTTCCTTTAGTATGGTCAGCATCTTTTCCAGAGTCTCGGTGAGGATGAGCTTCTTCCACCCAAAGGTAAAGGCTCTCAGCTCCTCAAGCGACACTGGCATGATGTTGACCACCTCTACTGCCTCTTCCTCTGTCAGGTCGCATTGCTCGACCAGCTGGCGCACCATTTTCTGGGCCTTTTTTGAGTCAGCCTTGGCGAACTTGGTCACATAGTCGGCTGTCCAACGCTGGATCTGGTCCATGTCGTCGGGCTTGACAGATTCGAGTATCTCCTTTACATGTGGAAGTGTGACTATCTCTTTCTTGATGATTTCCGTCACTTGCTGTTGGCACCTGCCGCTGCTGATGACATTTCTGGAGCGCCTGCAAGAGGCTTGATGTGGTTGAACCGGGTCTGCAGTATCTTTTTCTTGTCCCCAAACATCACCGCCACCCTCAGGGTGCGCCTGCCTACGCCTTCCACCACGCCTATCCTGCCGTGGAACCTCCTGTGTGGAGTGGTATCGTGCTCCCTCGGGTCAACATCTACAATAACCTTCTCTCCAACCTTGTAATCGTGAAGCAGATATGATATCCCCCTGACGACATTGTCCTTTGTCAGGATAGAGCGGGCCTTCCTTCTAGTACCGTGCGATCGTGGCATATAGCAAGCCAGAGCCACCAGCCTTAATTTAATATTATCTACCTTCGTTGACATCTGAAATGCCACGGTCTGTCAGGGTAAACAGGATCTCCCTTTCTGCGTGGTAAGGGCTGTCGACCATCCTTGCTATCCTGTTCTTGCCCGAACGCTTCAGGTGTATCCTGTACGTGCTGGTGTGTGCGACGACATTGCCGCCAGTCGGCCTGACCGTGTCGCCAAAATACGCATCAGGCGACGCCTGTATCTGGTTCGTCAGCACAACTGCCACCTCGTATGTCTCGGCGATTCTTACCAAGATATGCATGAACTTGTTCAGCCGCTGCTGCCGCTCTGACAACGTCGCGCGGCCGAGGAACTCGGCGCGGTAGTGCGCGACTGCCGAGTCGACTACTATCAGCCTGATGCTGTTGTCCTCGATGACTGCGCCGGCCTCCTCTATTATGAGCTCTTGGTGGGCGCTGTTGTACGCCTTGGCCACGATCACGTTTTCAAGCGACTTGCGCGGGTCAAAGCCCCGCGCTTCGGCTATGGAAACAATCCGCTCAGGCCGGAAGGTGTTTTCGGTGTCGATGTAGAGCGCTTTTGCGTCAAGCCCGCCTGCAAGCCTGCTCTGCTGTACCATGACGCAGAGCGTGTGGCAGAGCTGCGTCTTGCCTGTGCCAAATTCGCCATAGACTTCGGTCACCGCCTTTGTCTCCAGGCCGCCTCCAAGCAGGTCGTCAAAGCTTTTCGAGCCCGTCGATATACGATCCCTGCGCCTGCTGTACAGGCTGGTCGCCGTGACAAAGCTTTTGTCTATCACTCCAAGCTCTTCGAGCATCACCCTGGCCTTGTTGCATATCTCGACTGACTCGTCCATCTCCATGCCGGTAGCTTCTGCTACGTCGACCGGCCCCCTCACTAATAGGTCCCGAATTGACCTAAAGCCGGCCTCCTTGAGGCGTTTTTCTGTGGCCGGGCCTATCTCCTCAATGTTGGAAAGCTCCAATCTGCCTGGTGCATCCTCTGAAGAAGCCAAGTGCTACTAACTTTGCACGGATGCCACTAATTAGCATTGACTGGGTGCCGAAATTCGGCGCACGCGCCGCCAGAGCAAAATATATATCTTTGTTCTTTCTGGTCTACCTAAGATATAGGGATATGATGGAAAGCAAGACGTTGGTCGTGACGGCTCTTGCGACTGTCATGGTGCTGTCAGCATTCGCGGTCGTATTCCAAAGCGCAGACGCGCACGGTGTACAGGCACAGCTTCAGAGCAGATTCGTAAGGATTGACAATGAGCAATTTTCTGACCAGACACTGAACACAGGTGAACAGCTAACCGTAACCGGCGAGCTCAGAAGCTTGGTCAATAGGCCGCTCAGAGCGTGGCTGTCGCTATTCAGCGAATCGGCAAATGCTGGCAACAGATGGGAGTTCTTGCAGAGAGATCCACCAGGTAACATATTCGACATCCCAGCAGGCGGAACAGTTCCATACTCGATCACTGTGAAGGCACTCGAACCAGGAACATACCACGTACACACACAGCTTAACGTAGAGCACGTAGGCCCAGGTCTCGGCAGGGGTGCGACAGTGAACGTAAGCGGAGAAGCTATACTGAAGCCGATCCCATACAGCAACATTGTCTATCAATGCGTGATCATTGGTGTAGGCCTTGGCGTGACTTTCGCAACAAGACCGTGGCAAGTAATTTAAGCCACAACCCTTTTTCCTTTTAATTATTTTTAATTTTCCATGGCTCAGCAGATGCTATTGAAAATATATTTTACTTCTTGGCAGGTTGCTTTACAAGCTCGTACTTTGACGTGTAGCCGCGCGGGTTTATCATCATTCCTTTGTAGTTGAAGGTAGACGAGTTGCCCACGATCACGGTCGTTATCATGCCAAGCATGTCCTGGTGTTCGAGCATCTTGTCCAGAGTTGTTATCACTACCTGCTGACCTTCCCTGTATGCGCCCTTGACTATGGCCACTGGCGTGTCAGGCTTTCTATATTTGAGGAATATCTCCCGGGTGTCGCGCAGCTGGTGCACCCTCTTTTTGCTTGCGGGGTTGTAAATGACGGTGACATAGTCGCCTATCGCTGCCGCTTCGACCCTCTTGACAATGATCTCCCACGGCACAAGCAGGTCGCTCATGCTGACGACTGCAAAGTCCGTCATAAGAGGCGAGCCCACTAGGGCTGCGCATGAATTAAGAGAAGAAACGCCGGGGACGCACTCTACATAGATGCCCTTTTCCCTGTCCCAGC
Coding sequences within it:
- a CDS encoding RNA polymerase Rpb4 yields the protein MTEIIKKEIVTLPHVKEILESVKPDDMDQIQRWTADYVTKFAKADSKKAQKMVRQLVEQCDLTEEEAVEVVNIMPVSLEELRAFTFGWKKLILTETLEKMLTILKEGTQS
- the cobJ gene encoding precorrin-3B C(17)-methyltransferase; translation: MSGNKGKLYVVGVGPGSHDHMTHRAKQVIDESQVIIGYDTYVSLVEDLIIGKEVYRYAMTQEVDRANQAIDFAEKGKVVSLVSSGDPGIYGMIGLIYEILAEKGWDREKGIYVECVPGVSSLNSCAALVGSPLMTDFAVVSMSDLLVPWEIIVKRVEAAAIGDYVTVIYNPASKKRVHQLRDTREIFLKYRKPDTPVAIVKGAYREGQQVVITTLDKMLEHQDMLGMITTVIVGNSSTFNYKGMMINPRGYTSKYELVKQPAKK
- the rsmA gene encoding 16S rRNA (adenine(1518)-N(6)/adenine(1519)-N(6))-dimethyltransferase RsmA, producing the protein MPNITKTLGQHMLVDARVLGKIIDAARISKNETVLEAGTGRGILTAELCKVARHVVSYEVDRKLYQQAQERLQFQNLELANADLFKTTGLRFDVFVSNLPYSRSRDAFEWLAVQKFNRAIVMVQEEFADKLAARPGSKNYRAISALAAHCFAIERLFSVGRQSFQPQPKVESVVIRIVPTNTVTKETIKNLNLLFSKRNKKASTVAAKARVKVDFGSKRVDQLAPGDLIRVAESISNVCSI
- a CDS encoding 50S ribosomal protein L21e, with translation MPRSHGTRRKARSILTKDNVVRGISYLLHDYKVGEKVIVDVDPREHDTTPHRRFHGRIGVVEGVGRRTLRVAVMFGDKKKILQTRFNHIKPLAGAPEMSSAAAGANSK
- a CDS encoding DUF655 domain-containing protein — translated: MSGQQQPPSTPDAAAAGHYSHGEHGQQPRKYEEYAYVLDFTPRGKSITVRGREGVIIQAIGEERLTLLELLGVQNVTVEIGERLYIGREGRDKVASVLGRLEYNDISQAAKNELPNIVEKIVVANEKRFVEYINVSQPITPRIHALELIPGIGKTYMMTIIKERDKKKFENFADLQNRVGLRDPAKLVAKRIIEEIMGQARMNLFVRK
- a CDS encoding methyltransferase; protein product: MYVPSDDTFLLADCIREYSGKWALEIGVGSGVLLNLLEKSFANVAGSDIDLRALEHCRGRSGAMLVCCDAASAFAGRFDLIVSNPPYLPDDKVRDTTVHGGPAGVETTMHFIQSALPLLARGGKMLFVVSSLADSTALDRLIKEKKMHKKAVKEKKLFYETLTVVELSA
- the radA gene encoding DNA repair and recombination protein RadA; translation: MASSEDAPGRLELSNIEEIGPATEKRLKEAGFRSIRDLLVRGPVDVAEATGMEMDESVEICNKARVMLEELGVIDKSFVTATSLYSRRRDRISTGSKSFDDLLGGGLETKAVTEVYGEFGTGKTQLCHTLCVMVQQSRLAGGLDAKALYIDTENTFRPERIVSIAEARGFDPRKSLENVIVAKAYNSAHQELIIEEAGAVIEDNSIRLIVVDSAVAHYRAEFLGRATLSERQQRLNKFMHILVRIAETYEVAVVLTNQIQASPDAYFGDTVRPTGGNVVAHTSTYRIHLKRSGKNRIARMVDSPYHAEREILFTLTDRGISDVNEGR
- a CDS encoding methane monooxygenase/ammonia monooxygenase subunit B produces the protein MESKTLVVTALATVMVLSAFAVVFQSADAHGVQAQLQSRFVRIDNEQFSDQTLNTGEQLTVTGELRSLVNRPLRAWLSLFSESANAGNRWEFLQRDPPGNIFDIPAGGTVPYSITVKALEPGTYHVHTQLNVEHVGPGLGRGATVNVSGEAILKPIPYSNIVYQCVIIGVGLGVTFATRPWQVI
- a CDS encoding isocitrate/isopropylmalate dehydrogenase family protein codes for the protein MASTKTAAVIRGDGTGPELVNAMIKVLKACNSKVELVPCDAGSEWWEKNGGTSYISPEVWKLLEESDACFKGPTTTVPVPNAPRSVAVSIRQKFELYANIRPIKTYKNAEKQLDFVCVREATEGLYAGIEFKTSDDSAVAIRKTTRKGCDRVAKAGFEVAKKRGFGKVYAITKRNILKETDGIFWAAVENAQKQFKNIQVEEYYIDNMTQQLVKNPERFNQSVLLSTNLFMDIVSECASGHVGSIGNVYSGNYGDKYAMFEPAHGSAPKYAGQNKVNPVATVLSGAWMVEYLGEKHISDAIFKATEDVINEGKYVTYDLGGSATLSQMADQIAARAGKLLKK